One Erysipelothrix amsterdamensis DNA window includes the following coding sequences:
- a CDS encoding ABC transporter ATP-binding protein, which yields MIKIRNVTKRFKKIEIFEDVSLELPKGKIVGLVGENGSGKSVLMKMLCGYSKPNTGTINVYGETLGVNRDFPRSVGVLINDSHFIKNYTGMENLEYLIKIRKQTDKNFLNELIQIFDMECNVHKRYKSYSLGMKQKLRIIQAFMEQPNLVLLDEPFNALDKRSTMVLIDLIKRYINKDRVIIFTSHEYQHIDHLADTVLTIQDKKIIVDCA from the coding sequence ATGATTAAGATAAGAAATGTAACGAAGCGATTTAAAAAAATAGAAATTTTCGAAGACGTCTCTTTGGAACTTCCGAAGGGAAAAATTGTAGGACTTGTTGGCGAGAATGGATCTGGAAAAAGCGTCCTAATGAAGATGCTATGCGGCTATTCTAAACCCAACACAGGAACAATCAATGTGTATGGTGAAACATTAGGTGTAAACCGTGATTTTCCAAGGAGTGTTGGTGTTTTAATCAATGATTCGCATTTCATCAAAAACTACACAGGTATGGAAAATCTCGAGTACTTGATAAAAATTCGAAAACAAACGGATAAAAACTTCCTTAACGAATTAATTCAAATCTTCGATATGGAATGCAATGTTCACAAGCGCTATAAGTCTTATTCGTTAGGAATGAAACAAAAGTTACGAATCATTCAAGCGTTCATGGAACAACCAAATCTTGTACTCTTAGATGAACCCTTTAATGCTCTTGATAAAAGGTCAACAATGGTACTCATTGACTTAATAAAAAGATATATTAATAAAGACCGAGTCATTATCTTCACAAGCCATGAGTATCAACATATTGACCATCTTGCAGATACCGTCTTAACAATACAAGATAAAAAAATCATAGTTGATTGTGCATAA
- a CDS encoding C39 family peptidase, whose translation MEKRRNCFLKIVTVVLVGVITFSASLTDLYAASGKKTLWVPLYQQGQTYWCWATSAKMVGDYLYGSRGSISDIVYQVTGERNTSSKGSVSETVEAVNYASAYGNHYISKYGPLGYWKYATSINNGKPYIILFESDFKEGRSGHAIVGRGYKWVENKNSSDYHYIEVNDPWGRTVFVEYASFVGGKDHIWNKANIVYSIVAKGKF comes from the coding sequence ATGGAGAAGCGTAGAAATTGTTTTTTGAAGATTGTTACTGTTGTACTTGTAGGTGTGATAACCTTTTCAGCCTCACTAACAGATTTATATGCCGCAAGTGGTAAGAAAACTTTATGGGTTCCACTGTATCAGCAAGGGCAAACGTATTGGTGTTGGGCTACGTCAGCTAAGATGGTAGGGGATTACCTTTACGGAAGTAGAGGGTCGATTTCAGATATAGTCTATCAGGTGACAGGCGAGAGGAATACTTCGTCAAAAGGAAGTGTTTCTGAAACGGTCGAGGCTGTTAATTATGCTTCTGCCTATGGAAATCACTATATTTCTAAGTATGGACCTTTGGGTTATTGGAAATATGCTACTTCCATTAATAATGGAAAACCTTACATCATTTTATTTGAATCAGACTTTAAAGAGGGAAGAAGTGGTCATGCGATTGTAGGAAGAGGTTATAAATGGGTCGAAAATAAAAACTCGTCCGATTATCATTATATTGAAGTCAATGATCCTTGGGGAAGAACCGTTTTTGTTGAATACGCTTCATTTGTTGGAGGAAAAGATCATATCTGGAATAAAGCAAATATTGTTTATAGTATCGTAGCGAAGGGGAAATTCTAA
- a CDS encoding ABC transporter ATP-binding protein, which produces MIKIRNVSKRFKNLEIFEDISLELPKGKIVGLVGENGSGKSVLMKMLCGYSKPTSGSINVYGETLGVNRDFPNSVGVLINDSHFIKNYTGMENLEYLINIRKQTDKTFLNELIQIFDMERNIHKRYKSYSLGMKQKLRIIQAFMEQPNLVLLDEPFNALDKRSTMVLVDLIKRYINEDRIIIFTSHEYQHIEHLADTVLTIQDKNIMVDCA; this is translated from the coding sequence ATGATTAAGATAAGAAATGTATCGAAACGATTTAAAAATTTAGAAATTTTCGAAGACATCTCTTTGGAACTTCCGAAGGGTAAGATTGTAGGACTCGTTGGAGAGAATGGGTCTGGTAAAAGTGTACTCATGAAGATGCTGTGTGGCTATTCTAAACCCACCTCAGGATCAATCAATGTGTATGGTGAAACATTAGGTGTAAACCGTGATTTTCCGAACAGTGTTGGCGTTTTAATTAATGATTCGCATTTCATCAAAAATTACACAGGTATGGAGAATCTCGAGTACTTGATAAATATTCGTAAACAAACGGATAAAACCTTCCTTAACGAATTAATTCAAATTTTCGATATGGAGCGCAATATTCACAAGCGTTATAAGTCTTATTCGTTAGGAATGAAACAAAAGTTAAGAATTATTCAAGCGTTCATGGAACAACCAAATCTCGTACTCTTAGATGAACCCTTTAATGCTCTTGATAAAAGATCAACGATGGTACTCGTAGATTTAATAAAAAGATATATCAATGAAGACCGAATCATTATCTTCACAAGCCATGAGTATCAACATATCGAGCACCTTGCAGATACCGTCTTAACAATACAAGATAAAAATATCATGGTTGATTGTGCATAA
- a CDS encoding aldo/keto reductase codes for MKNTYTLNNDLEIPVIGFGTWQTPDGEIAEQSVLDALEAGYRHIDTAAVYGNEESVGRAIIKSGIPREELFITTKLWNDAHSYEDALEALDLSLKKLQLDYVDLYLIHWPNPLPLRDTWEQANAEAWKAMEEAYRTGKVKSIGVSNFHPHHLDALLKTAVIKPSVNQIYLSPSDMQEELVAYNKAHGILTEAYSPLGTGSIFEVKELQEIAQKYNRTVAQVVLRWSIQHGFLPLPKSVTTSRIIENLQVFDFELDQETMTFIDSLKGTAKVALDPDSVDF; via the coding sequence ATGAAAAATACATATACTTTAAATAATGATTTAGAAATTCCTGTAATTGGTTTTGGTACATGGCAAACACCGGATGGCGAGATTGCGGAACAATCCGTACTCGATGCTCTTGAAGCTGGATACCGTCATATTGATACTGCTGCCGTATACGGTAACGAAGAAAGTGTTGGTCGTGCAATTATTAAAAGTGGCATTCCCCGTGAAGAACTTTTCATCACTACAAAACTTTGGAATGATGCTCACTCTTACGAAGATGCTTTAGAAGCCTTGGATCTATCATTGAAAAAACTTCAATTAGATTATGTAGATCTCTACCTTATTCACTGGCCAAACCCACTTCCACTTCGTGACACCTGGGAACAAGCAAACGCTGAAGCATGGAAAGCAATGGAAGAAGCTTATCGTACCGGTAAGGTTAAGAGCATTGGGGTATCTAATTTCCACCCACATCATCTTGACGCACTTTTAAAAACAGCTGTGATTAAGCCAAGTGTGAATCAGATTTACTTAAGTCCAAGTGACATGCAAGAAGAACTTGTAGCATACAATAAAGCACATGGTATTCTAACCGAAGCATACAGCCCCCTTGGAACAGGTAGTATCTTCGAGGTTAAAGAACTACAAGAAATCGCTCAAAAGTATAACCGCACAGTAGCGCAGGTTGTTCTACGTTGGTCGATTCAACATGGTTTCTTACCTCTACCAAAATCGGTAACTACAAGTAGAATTATTGAAAACCTTCAAGTATTTGATTTTGAATTAGATCAAGAAACGATGACTTTCATCGACTCGTTAAAAGGGACGGCGAAAGTTGCACTCGATCCTGATTCAGTAGATTTCTAA
- a CDS encoding YwbE family protein: MNGKNRKDITIGAHVNVVLKQDQRTGKLTEGYVDRILTNSSHHPHGIKVMLADGQVGRVQEILED; encoded by the coding sequence ATGAACGGAAAAAATCGTAAAGATATAACAATAGGTGCCCATGTTAATGTTGTGTTGAAACAAGACCAACGTACAGGAAAGCTTACAGAAGGGTATGTAGACCGTATTCTTACAAACAGTTCACATCATCCACATGGCATTAAAGTAATGTTGGCTGACGGACAAGTGGGACGCGTCCAAGAAATTTTAGAAGACTAA